One window from the genome of Actinomycetota bacterium encodes:
- a CDS encoding PASTA domain-containing protein — translation MSAEEMFVAEPAGEGPLGNRRVVATIGAVLLLLLFACLLWWILSQRAEVPDVVGMKRDDAKAAIVKAGFAVGDIATQTALPGEAGTIVDQAPDGGRHALKGSEVALVLAEDLVVAGPGGPTYGEGGTPTGEADLFTLPTGTGAEAADVQYYVAPDNRPRVPDVLGMTEAAAKSALAAAGYEVTVKSGPVSTTAPVGRVYFEEPAPDSFEPRGTVVTIWVANSDSPAGYTLPTD, via the coding sequence ATGAGCGCTGAGGAGATGTTCGTGGCAGAGCCGGCGGGCGAGGGCCCGTTGGGCAACCGCAGGGTCGTCGCGACCATCGGGGCCGTGCTCCTCCTCCTGCTCTTCGCGTGCCTGCTCTGGTGGATCCTCTCCCAGCGCGCCGAGGTCCCCGACGTCGTCGGCATGAAGCGCGACGACGCGAAGGCCGCCATCGTGAAGGCGGGCTTCGCGGTCGGCGACATCGCGACGCAGACCGCGCTCCCCGGCGAGGCGGGCACCATCGTCGACCAAGCGCCGGACGGCGGGCGTCATGCGCTGAAGGGCTCGGAGGTCGCGCTGGTCCTGGCCGAGGATCTCGTTGTCGCCGGACCGGGCGGGCCGACGTACGGCGAGGGCGGCACGCCCACGGGTGAGGCGGACCTGTTCACCCTCCCGACGGGCACCGGCGCAGAGGCCGCGGACGTCCAGTACTACGTGGCGCCCGACAACCGCCCACGGGTCCCGGACGTGCTCGGCATGACGGAGGCGGCGGCGAAGTCCGCCTTGGCCGCCGCCGGCTACGAGGTCACGGTCAAGTCCGGTCCCGTCTCGACGACGGCGCCGGTGGGCAGGGTGTACTTCGAGGAGCCGGCCCCGGACAGCTTCGAGCCGCGGGGCACCGTGGTGACGATCTGGGTCGCGAACTCGGATTCGCCCGCAGGCTACACGCTCCCGACCGACTGA